Proteins encoded together in one Anaerotignum propionicum DSM 1682 window:
- a CDS encoding cytochrome c biogenesis protein/redoxin — MGFSLDMSVPILTVFFQGLVSFFSPCVLPLVPLYVSYLSGGAKTVSADGTIQYPRKQVMINTIFFVLGISFAFFVLGLGVTSLGNFFNDKRLMFAKISGVIMVFFGLYQLGLFGRSGTIEKEHRIPLRLERWTMGPLSALLLGFTFSFAWTPCVGPVLGSVLLMAASGSSGTGFALIGVFTIGFILPFLAVGLFTQKVLGFFKEHQSVVRYTVKIGAVLMLVMGVMTFTGFMNGFTSYLSGNAATNEQSATPDGSSQPVEQGETSDKPSQPAEQEQEIITAPDFTLKDQFGNIHTLSEYKGKTVFLNFWATWCPPCRGEMPHIQELYEEYGLNQEDVIILGVAAPNVGREGSKEDIISFLDKNGYTFPVVMDESSEVFDQYGIRAFPTTFMIDESGVIYGYVESAMEKATMKRIIVETKENGQSSTESSQKE, encoded by the coding sequence ATGGGCTTTTCACTGGATATGAGTGTACCGATTCTTACGGTATTTTTTCAAGGGTTGGTTAGCTTTTTCTCCCCTTGTGTTTTGCCTTTGGTTCCTCTGTATGTCAGTTATTTATCCGGAGGAGCAAAGACGGTTTCTGCAGACGGAACCATTCAGTACCCCAGAAAGCAGGTGATGATAAATACAATTTTCTTTGTTTTGGGCATCAGCTTTGCATTTTTTGTACTGGGCCTTGGGGTTACTTCGCTGGGTAATTTTTTTAATGATAAACGATTAATGTTTGCAAAAATCAGCGGTGTCATCATGGTCTTTTTTGGACTGTATCAATTGGGACTTTTTGGTCGTTCCGGAACGATTGAAAAAGAGCATCGAATACCTTTACGCCTTGAGCGATGGACTATGGGGCCTTTGTCAGCTTTGCTTTTGGGCTTTACCTTTAGTTTTGCATGGACGCCTTGCGTAGGCCCTGTGTTAGGCAGCGTCTTGCTTATGGCGGCTTCGGGTTCCTCTGGGACAGGATTTGCTCTGATAGGGGTGTTTACCATTGGATTTATTTTGCCATTTCTGGCAGTGGGACTATTTACCCAAAAGGTTCTGGGCTTTTTCAAAGAGCATCAGTCTGTGGTTCGTTATACGGTGAAAATTGGCGCCGTGCTAATGCTTGTAATGGGCGTTATGACCTTTACGGGATTTATGAATGGATTTACAAGCTATCTATCAGGAAACGCCGCTACGAATGAACAGAGCGCAACGCCGGATGGGTCTTCTCAGCCTGTGGAGCAGGGTGAAACCTCTGATAAGCCATCCCAACCTGCCGAACAGGAGCAGGAAATAATAACTGCGCCTGATTTTACATTGAAAGATCAATTTGGGAATATCCATACACTTTCTGAATATAAAGGAAAAACAGTTTTTCTAAACTTTTGGGCAACTTGGTGCCCTCCATGTCGTGGAGAAATGCCCCATATTCAAGAACTGTATGAAGAGTATGGCCTGAATCAGGAGGATGTTATTATTCTTGGTGTGGCGGCGCCTAATGTGGGAAGGGAAGGCAGTAAGGAGGATATTATTTCTTTCTTAGATAAAAACGGATATACTTTCCCTGTTGTAATGGATGAAAGCAGTGAGGTTTTTGATCAATATGGAATCAGGGCATTTCCAACTACTTTTATGATTGATGAAAGTGGCGTAATTTATGGTTATGTGGAGAGTGCCATGGAAAAGGCGACTATGAAGCGTATTATAGTAGAAACGAAGGAGAATGGACAGAGCAGTACTGAATCCAGTCAGAAAGAATAG
- a CDS encoding APC family permease yields MSKNQQQEGAFKKDLRKIDIWSLALGAIIGWGCFVMPGTSFLPKAGPIGSILGLMLGAVIMCIICFSYGYMIRKFPLSGGEFVYADTAFGKKHAFICGWFIVLAYWSLIPLNSTALAMISRYILPGSPLQIGYLYTIAGWDVYLGEIALAYAFIIGLGIVNMRGVKSAGWFQTLVAVALFASVMFALIGVLLTKPDFNNLKPFFLEGQSKFSSVLAVLAFAPYCFVGFDCIPQAAEEYSFSHKAALGLMVGAILVGGIIYSAVVFITSVVNPWAPMLASNPDWATGEMVMKAIGYIGVFFIGIAMFCAVVSGMNGFYIASSRLLYSMAYADALPKRFAHLTPQGTPKNSILFMMLLALIAPWFGRQVLAWIVDMTCVGAAMGFTYTCASAAKVAKRDGDKAQMWISILGVAVSSIFLIITFVPGMPGFLSIPSFIILGIWAAIGIVFYLSIRKRYIYGQWQGISVEQILYTKMKEDGKM; encoded by the coding sequence ATGTCAAAAAACCAACAGCAAGAAGGTGCATTTAAAAAAGATTTGCGTAAAATTGACATTTGGTCATTGGCTTTGGGGGCAATTATCGGATGGGGATGTTTCGTAATGCCTGGAACGTCCTTCCTACCTAAGGCGGGACCCATTGGCTCTATTTTAGGTTTAATGCTAGGCGCAGTTATCATGTGTATTATTTGTTTCAGTTATGGTTATATGATTCGAAAATTCCCCCTCTCTGGAGGAGAATTCGTGTATGCCGATACCGCTTTCGGTAAAAAACATGCTTTTATATGCGGCTGGTTCATTGTTCTGGCCTACTGGTCACTGATTCCTTTGAACTCTACTGCATTGGCAATGATTTCTCGTTATATTTTACCAGGTTCCCCCTTGCAGATCGGCTATCTTTATACCATTGCAGGCTGGGACGTGTATCTTGGAGAAATCGCCTTGGCATATGCATTTATAATTGGGTTAGGCATTGTAAATATGCGTGGTGTCAAAAGTGCTGGCTGGTTCCAGACTCTAGTGGCAGTTGCCCTGTTCGCATCTGTAATGTTTGCATTAATTGGCGTATTGCTCACAAAACCCGATTTTAATAATCTGAAACCTTTCTTTTTGGAAGGACAATCGAAATTTTCTTCTGTACTGGCAGTTTTAGCCTTCGCACCCTATTGTTTTGTTGGCTTTGACTGTATCCCTCAGGCGGCCGAAGAATATAGCTTTTCTCATAAAGCTGCATTGGGTTTAATGGTTGGGGCAATTTTGGTTGGTGGTATTATTTATTCAGCTGTTGTTTTCATTACCTCAGTTGTAAATCCTTGGGCTCCCATGCTGGCATCCAATCCCGATTGGGCAACCGGTGAAATGGTTATGAAGGCAATTGGCTACATCGGTGTATTCTTCATCGGTATTGCAATGTTTTGTGCTGTAGTATCTGGTATGAACGGATTTTATATTGCTTCCAGCCGTCTTTTATACTCCATGGCTTATGCAGATGCACTTCCCAAGAGATTTGCCCACCTGACACCTCAGGGCACACCGAAAAACAGTATTCTTTTCATGATGCTTCTGGCGCTGATTGCACCTTGGTTCGGCCGTCAGGTATTGGCTTGGATTGTTGATATGACCTGTGTGGGCGCTGCAATGGGCTTTACATATACTTGCGCTTCTGCCGCTAAGGTTGCAAAAAGAGATGGTGATAAAGCACAAATGTGGATTAGCATATTAGGCGTTGCTGTTTCTTCCATCTTTTTAATCATTACTTTCGTTCCAGGTATGCCTGGTTTCTTATCCATTCCATCCTTTATCATCTTAGGAATTTGGGCTGCAATCGGAATCGTTTTCTATCTCTCCATCAGAAAACGCTATATTTATGGACAGTGGCAAGGTATTTCCGTAGAACAAATTTTGTACACAAAAATGAAGGAAGATGGAAAGATGTAG
- a CDS encoding MerR family transcriptional regulator: MSDGKNYYSIGKVSTLCNVPIKTLRYYDKIGLLVPEYRKCDSNYRYYTQDQILTLFIIRKLKHLGIPLKDISQIVCKKNASAMGACIRERLYEISNAIDSLNNQYAEGQLLLERLEKGHNILETEQSNWATEGIRVEDIPPGNVLFTRRIKKNYKNSDVSVDRWFELFEMVSQQKLRMVGSVILTYHNNPLEQFFKTDCDLEICIPINEFRPDLPEFKQFGGYKAVTALHIGRNDEIIQTHIKAIKWLNQQGYTVAGPISEEYIISPVDINNEENHITKVMIPIS; this comes from the coding sequence ATGTCCGATGGAAAAAACTACTATTCGATCGGCAAAGTCTCAACACTCTGTAATGTTCCCATTAAAACATTACGGTATTATGATAAAATCGGTCTATTGGTTCCGGAGTATCGAAAATGTGACAGCAACTATCGCTATTATACCCAGGATCAAATTTTGACTTTATTCATTATCCGTAAGTTAAAGCATTTGGGGATTCCTTTAAAAGATATCAGTCAAATTGTTTGCAAAAAAAACGCATCTGCCATGGGTGCTTGCATCCGAGAGAGATTGTATGAAATCAGCAATGCAATAGATTCTCTGAACAACCAGTATGCGGAGGGGCAGCTTTTACTTGAACGTCTTGAAAAAGGGCATAATATTCTCGAAACCGAGCAATCCAACTGGGCTACGGAAGGTATACGAGTTGAGGATATTCCCCCAGGCAACGTATTGTTTACAAGGCGTATTAAAAAGAATTATAAAAATAGTGACGTCTCTGTGGATCGATGGTTTGAATTATTTGAAATGGTTTCCCAACAGAAACTGCGGATGGTAGGCTCTGTCATTCTAACTTATCATAACAATCCTTTGGAGCAATTTTTTAAAACAGACTGCGACTTGGAAATCTGTATTCCAATTAATGAATTCCGTCCTGACCTGCCAGAGTTTAAGCAGTTTGGCGGCTACAAGGCCGTTACCGCGCTACATATTGGGCGTAATGATGAGATAATACAGACACACATCAAAGCAATAAAATGGTTAAACCAACAAGGATATACTGTTGCCGGCCCTATTTCGGAAGAATACATTATCTCTCCTGTTGATATAAATAATGAGGAAAACCATATTACAAAGGTAATGATACCCATAAGCTGA